One genomic window of Luteitalea pratensis includes the following:
- a CDS encoding winged helix-turn-helix domain-containing protein yields the protein MDNPTGSQFGPFLIDARERTLRRDGAPVPLTPKAFDVLVALLEKPGQLISKEELLQNVWCPDSTCLLVTDTLGADKPDALFQIALETGERRQLTHPKGLVRDADPAMSPDGSLLVFRRDATPGSGEFYRLSLKDGNDSQGIPVRLTATLYAGKPVWIPDSREVLFPARGGLWRLDALTGGTPRRLPFVGLDGIAPVVSRVPTGGRRLVYVHSFADTNVWRVDTARPGSPAASPPAAAKRR from the coding sequence GTGGACAATCCGACCGGCAGCCAGTTCGGACCGTTTCTGATCGATGCCAGGGAACGAACGCTGCGGCGGGACGGCGCACCCGTGCCGCTCACACCCAAGGCGTTCGATGTGCTCGTGGCCTTGCTCGAGAAGCCTGGACAGCTGATCTCGAAGGAGGAACTGCTCCAGAACGTGTGGTGCCCCGATTCCACGTGCCTTCTGGTCACGGATACGCTCGGCGCCGACAAACCAGACGCGTTGTTTCAGATCGCGTTGGAGACGGGGGAACGGCGACAGCTGACCCATCCGAAGGGTCTGGTCAGGGATGCCGACCCGGCCATGTCACCTGACGGCAGCCTGCTTGTCTTTCGCCGGGACGCCACCCCAGGCAGCGGTGAGTTCTACCGCCTCTCATTGAAGGACGGGAACGATTCCCAAGGCATTCCGGTGCGCCTGACGGCGACACTCTACGCAGGCAAGCCAGTCTGGATACCTGACAGTCGTGAAGTGCTGTTCCCGGCCCGAGGCGGGCTCTGGAGACTAGACGCCTTGACCGGCGGCACGCCACGCCGGCTCCCATTCGTCGGTCTGGACGGTATTGCACCGGTTGTGTCGCGAGTGCCGACCGGCGGGCGGCGGCTCGTGTACGTGCACAGCTTCGCCGACACGAACGTGTGGCGCGTCGACACGGCGCGGCCGGGTTCCCCGGCCGCCTCGCCGCCGGCTGCCGCCAAAAGGCGATGA
- a CDS encoding DUF418 domain-containing protein has translation MVVPNPIPQRIECLDILRGFALLGMFVVHFHMQSTEPGGLDDMVRVLVWRLVESKAHGTFSLLFGAGFAIQLRRAEAQGRPFAGLYLRRLAVLALFGFVAHAFFGYNVLLGYAVWALPLLLIRKWSTRALLVTAVVSAASVVLYSTATTWLSCHLRPECVAAAAEARRAERIAVNDALTAAEMQASYLVLLGARIRHMAWFYTQPFFVMPGGTLALFIAGLLFVRHHFFDDARAHSRLLGGIAALGVVSWALDNWLLPTSLGLLRDQWLTFTYVSGGLLLLAYRPDLSVRLRPVAAAGRMALTNYLLQIATLDLLFSGYAIGLGKIRPVVGFAAALACFGAEAAFSTIWLRHFQFGPAEWLWRSLAYGQRQPMRRLSLSPASETLSA, from the coding sequence TTGGTCGTACCGAATCCGATTCCCCAGCGGATCGAGTGCCTGGATATCCTGCGCGGTTTCGCGCTGCTCGGGATGTTCGTGGTCCATTTCCACATGCAATCGACCGAGCCGGGCGGGCTCGACGACATGGTCCGCGTGCTCGTCTGGCGGCTGGTGGAATCGAAGGCGCACGGGACCTTTTCGCTGCTCTTCGGCGCCGGGTTCGCCATCCAGCTCCGACGCGCTGAAGCGCAGGGCCGGCCGTTTGCCGGCCTGTATCTCCGCCGACTTGCCGTCCTCGCGCTCTTCGGCTTCGTGGCGCACGCCTTCTTCGGCTACAACGTGCTGCTCGGGTACGCCGTCTGGGCGTTACCGCTTCTCCTCATCCGAAAGTGGTCGACGCGCGCCCTGCTGGTGACGGCGGTCGTCTCGGCCGCGTCCGTCGTGCTCTATTCCACAGCCACGACATGGTTGTCGTGCCATCTGCGACCCGAGTGTGTCGCAGCGGCGGCGGAGGCACGACGAGCCGAGAGGATCGCCGTCAATGACGCGCTCACTGCCGCCGAAATGCAGGCGAGTTATCTCGTCCTGCTCGGCGCGCGCATCAGGCACATGGCGTGGTTCTACACCCAGCCGTTCTTCGTGATGCCGGGCGGGACGCTGGCGCTCTTCATCGCCGGCTTGCTATTCGTAAGGCATCATTTCTTTGACGATGCCCGCGCACACAGTCGGTTGCTCGGCGGCATCGCGGCGCTCGGCGTCGTTTCCTGGGCGCTCGACAACTGGCTGCTTCCCACGAGCCTTGGTCTCCTCCGCGATCAGTGGCTGACATTCACCTACGTCTCGGGCGGGCTCCTGCTCCTGGCCTACAGACCGGATCTCAGCGTGCGACTGCGCCCTGTCGCCGCGGCCGGCCGGATGGCCCTGACAAACTACCTGCTTCAAATCGCGACCCTGGACCTGCTGTTTTCCGGATACGCGATAGGCCTTGGGAAGATACGACCCGTCGTCGGTTTTGCAGCGGCGCTGGCCTGTTTCGGAGCCGAGGCCGCCTTCAGCACCATCTGGCTCAGACACTTCCAGTTCGGACCGGCCGAATGGCTGTGGCGATCGCTCGCATACGGCCAGCGACAACCGATGAGGCGCCTGTCGCTCTCGCCTGCCTCCGAGACACTCTCCGCATGA
- a CDS encoding glycerol-3-phosphate dehydrogenase/oxidase, with the protein MRRSDMLARLDQHKDPWDLVVIGGGATGVGIAVDAASRGYDVLLLEQHDFGKGTSSRSTKLVHGGVRYLEQGNIALVMEALKERGLLRQNAPHLVSNLAFVVPNYDWWEAPFYGLGLKVYNALAGKYGFGPSEILTREQTLARLPTIKTEGLRGGVVYYDGQFDDARLLINLVTTAAEQGATLVNYARVVDITKEPDGFIGGVVAVDEESGRQWTVAARVVINATGAFSDTVRRLAEPDVAALIAPSQGIHLVFHESFLSADAAIMVPHTTDGRVMFAIPWHGHTLVGTTDTPIDTPTLEPLPLQEEIDFILETAGRYLHKAPTREDVLSVFVGIRPLVKGGDGRLTAALSRDHTIHIDSSGLLTTTGGKWTTYRNMAEHTVDQAADLARLTERPCVTRTLNVHGFHTNADRFGALSIYGSDALAIQELVRETPSLGTPLHADLPYTGAEVVWATRHEMARTVEDVLARRTRALFLNARAAVAMAPDVARLMAGELGWDAAWQAAEVAAFAGLAKGYQI; encoded by the coding sequence ATGCGCCGCTCCGACATGCTGGCGAGGCTCGACCAGCACAAAGATCCCTGGGATCTCGTCGTCATCGGCGGCGGTGCCACCGGTGTCGGCATCGCCGTGGACGCGGCGAGCCGCGGCTATGACGTCCTGCTCCTCGAGCAGCACGACTTCGGCAAGGGCACGTCGAGCCGGAGCACCAAGCTGGTACACGGCGGCGTCCGTTACCTGGAACAGGGCAACATCGCGCTGGTGATGGAAGCGCTCAAGGAGCGCGGCCTGCTTCGCCAGAATGCGCCGCACCTCGTGAGCAACCTTGCCTTCGTCGTCCCGAACTACGACTGGTGGGAAGCGCCGTTCTACGGCCTGGGCCTCAAGGTCTACAACGCGCTGGCTGGCAAGTACGGCTTCGGGCCATCCGAGATCCTCACCCGCGAGCAGACGCTTGCACGCCTGCCGACGATCAAGACCGAGGGCCTGCGCGGCGGCGTCGTCTATTACGACGGCCAGTTCGACGACGCACGGCTGTTGATCAACCTGGTGACAACGGCGGCCGAGCAGGGCGCGACGCTGGTCAACTACGCGCGGGTGGTCGACATCACGAAGGAGCCCGACGGCTTCATCGGCGGCGTCGTGGCCGTCGATGAGGAGAGCGGCCGGCAGTGGACCGTCGCAGCACGCGTGGTCATCAACGCGACGGGCGCGTTCTCGGACACGGTGCGGCGGCTCGCCGAACCCGACGTCGCAGCCCTGATCGCGCCGAGCCAGGGCATTCACCTGGTGTTCCACGAGTCGTTCCTGTCGGCCGACGCCGCGATCATGGTGCCGCACACGACCGACGGTCGGGTGATGTTCGCGATTCCGTGGCACGGACACACACTTGTCGGCACCACCGACACGCCGATCGACACGCCGACGCTCGAGCCGTTACCGCTGCAGGAGGAGATCGACTTCATCCTCGAGACCGCCGGCCGGTACCTCCACAAGGCACCGACGCGAGAGGATGTCCTCAGCGTGTTCGTCGGCATCCGTCCGCTCGTCAAGGGTGGCGACGGCAGATTGACGGCCGCGCTGTCGCGCGATCACACCATCCACATCGACTCGTCGGGGCTCCTGACGACGACCGGCGGCAAGTGGACGACGTACCGGAACATGGCGGAGCACACCGTGGATCAGGCCGCCGACCTTGCGCGCCTGACCGAGCGGCCCTGCGTCACGCGTACGCTCAACGTGCACGGGTTCCACACGAATGCCGATCGCTTCGGCGCGTTGAGCATCTACGGTTCCGACGCGCTCGCGATCCAGGAACTGGTTCGCGAGACGCCGTCGCTTGGCACGCCGCTGCATGCCGACCTGCCGTACACCGGCGCGGAGGTCGTCTGGGCCACCCGTCACGAGATGGCGCGCACCGTCGAGGACGTGCTCGCGCGCCGCACGCGCGCCCTGTTCCTCAACGCACGCGCGGCCGTCGCCATGGCGCCCGACGTGGCGCGGCTCATGGCCGGCGAACTTGGCTGGGATGCCGCGTGGCAGGCGGCGGAAGTGGCCGCATTCGCGGGGCTCGCCAAGGGGTATCAGATCTAG
- the glpK gene encoding glycerol kinase GlpK, translating to MRYILSLDQGTTSSRAIVFDHEGAILSVGQMEFQQIFPKPGWVEHDPGEIWATQVAVATEALARGGLRPRDLAAIGITNQRETTVVWDRETGDPVYNAIVWQDRRTADYCERLKRDGHEDFIRDRTGLVIDAYFSGSKVAWILDNVPGARTRAEAGKLAFGTIDSWLVWKLTSGATHITDVSNASRTMLFNIHRLAWDEDLLKLLNVPASMLPDVRQSSEVYGRVSTTLGVGDVPIAGIAGDQQAALFGQMCVSPGLTKNTYGTGCFLLQNTGERPVASHNRLLSTVAWQVGGKTTYALEGGVFIGGAVVQWLRDGMGLIKTSADVEALARSVPDSGGVYLVPAFAGLGAPHWDPYARGTIVGITRGTTAGHIARAAVESIAFQVADLLDAVGDDAGIGLMELRVDGGAAANDALLQFQADLLGVAVVRPEVTETTALGAAYLAGLAVGFWDSTDALARHWRVARRFEPSKAPAEVAARRAEWAEALGRSKNWIAKGN from the coding sequence GTGCGGTACATCCTCTCTCTCGATCAAGGCACGACCAGTTCGCGCGCCATCGTCTTCGATCACGAAGGCGCCATCCTCTCCGTCGGCCAGATGGAGTTCCAGCAGATCTTCCCCAAGCCGGGATGGGTCGAACACGACCCCGGCGAGATCTGGGCGACGCAGGTCGCCGTGGCGACCGAGGCGCTCGCACGCGGGGGCCTCCGGCCGCGCGACCTGGCGGCGATCGGCATCACCAATCAGCGGGAAACGACCGTCGTGTGGGACCGCGAGACGGGTGATCCCGTCTACAACGCGATCGTCTGGCAGGATCGACGGACCGCCGACTACTGCGAGCGACTCAAGCGCGACGGTCACGAAGACTTCATCCGCGACCGCACCGGTCTCGTCATCGATGCCTACTTCTCCGGCAGCAAGGTGGCGTGGATTCTCGACAACGTCCCCGGCGCCCGGACCCGGGCCGAGGCGGGCAAGCTCGCGTTCGGCACCATCGACAGCTGGCTCGTGTGGAAGCTCACGAGCGGTGCGACGCACATCACCGACGTCAGCAACGCGTCGCGGACGATGCTCTTCAACATCCACCGGCTCGCGTGGGACGAGGACCTGCTGAAGCTCCTGAACGTGCCGGCCAGCATGCTGCCCGACGTCCGCCAGTCCAGCGAGGTCTACGGACGCGTGTCGACGACGCTCGGGGTCGGTGATGTCCCGATCGCGGGCATCGCGGGGGACCAGCAGGCCGCGCTCTTCGGCCAGATGTGTGTGTCGCCCGGACTGACCAAGAACACGTACGGCACCGGCTGCTTCCTGCTGCAGAACACGGGCGAACGGCCTGTCGCTTCGCACAATCGCCTGCTCTCGACCGTCGCCTGGCAGGTCGGCGGCAAGACCACGTACGCGCTCGAGGGCGGTGTGTTCATCGGCGGCGCCGTGGTGCAGTGGCTGCGCGACGGCATGGGCCTGATCAAGACCTCGGCCGACGTCGAGGCGTTGGCGCGGTCGGTCCCCGACAGCGGCGGCGTGTACCTCGTGCCCGCCTTCGCGGGCCTAGGCGCGCCACACTGGGACCCCTACGCCCGCGGCACCATCGTCGGCATCACGCGCGGCACGACGGCCGGGCATATCGCCAGGGCTGCCGTGGAGAGCATCGCCTTCCAGGTCGCCGACCTGCTCGATGCCGTGGGTGACGACGCCGGCATCGGCTTGATGGAACTACGCGTAGACGGGGGCGCCGCCGCCAACGACGCCTTGCTGCAGTTCCAGGCGGATCTGCTTGGCGTCGCCGTCGTGCGTCCCGAGGTCACCGAGACCACGGCGCTGGGTGCGGCGTACCTGGCAGGGCTCGCGGTCGGGTTCTGGGACTCGACCGACGCCCTCGCGCGTCACTGGCGTGTGGCCAGGCGCTTCGAGCCGTCAAAGGCGCCGGCAGAAGTCGCCGCGCGCCGTGCGGAGTGGGCCGAGGCGCTGGGTCGATCGAAGAACTGGATCGCGAAAGGCAACTAG
- a CDS encoding TetR/AcrR family transcriptional regulator, translating to MNSADRLDEGSKPTQSAGPSVADRLLSTASALFYREGIHAVGIQRVIEEAGVAKASLYAHYRSKDDLVAAYLRQRSKEMQTTLEAELARITDPTQRLLHLFDRNVAWVDSGAFRGCPFQNAQSELSCPTHPARAALAEHQAWMRALVTRLVHAAGIDNAELFTGALLALLTGAGARALAEQSAAAAHDARWAAAQLIAAARGPRNTPAPAKAHRPTRSRR from the coding sequence ATGAATTCCGCCGACCGGCTCGACGAGGGCTCGAAACCCACCCAATCGGCCGGGCCGAGTGTCGCGGATCGTCTGCTCTCGACGGCGAGCGCGCTCTTCTATCGGGAGGGCATCCACGCCGTCGGCATCCAGCGCGTGATCGAGGAAGCGGGTGTGGCCAAGGCCTCCCTCTACGCGCACTACCGGTCCAAGGACGACCTCGTGGCCGCGTACCTGCGCCAGCGCAGCAAGGAAATGCAGACGACCCTCGAGGCCGAACTCGCACGCATCACCGATCCGACGCAGCGCCTCCTGCATCTCTTCGATCGGAATGTCGCCTGGGTGGATTCGGGTGCGTTCCGTGGCTGTCCGTTCCAGAACGCGCAGAGCGAGCTCTCCTGCCCGACACATCCTGCGCGGGCCGCGCTGGCCGAGCACCAGGCGTGGATGCGTGCGCTCGTCACGCGACTGGTCCACGCCGCGGGCATAGACAACGCCGAGCTGTTCACTGGCGCGCTGCTGGCGCTCCTGACGGGTGCCGGCGCCCGGGCGCTCGCGGAACAGTCAGCCGCCGCCGCGCACGACGCACGCTGGGCCGCGGCCCAGCTGATTGCAGCCGCACGCGGGCCACGCAATACGCCAGCTCCAGCAAAGGCGCACCGGCCGACACGCTCACGAAGATGA
- a CDS encoding SDR family oxidoreductase has translation MAVQISTSTALVTGANRGIGRALVEALLERGATRVYATARRPETLDALVALGGGRVVPVQLDVTDKAQVAALPAVAPDVSLLINNAGVVSHMSETFGDPAWLDAGRAEFEVNVLGTLAVTQRLAPVLARNGGGAVVNIASVASFIGFPILATYAAAKAGTHSITQTTRQLLRAQGTFVAGVYPGPVDTDMAANIPLAKASPREVAHAILDGVEAGQEDILPDPMARQMGAAFFSGPKQLEQQVVAA, from the coding sequence ATGGCCGTACAGATTTCCACCTCCACCGCCCTCGTCACCGGCGCCAACCGCGGTATCGGCCGCGCCCTCGTCGAGGCGCTGCTCGAGCGTGGCGCGACGCGCGTCTACGCCACGGCCCGCCGGCCCGAGACCCTGGACGCCCTCGTCGCGCTCGGCGGCGGTCGTGTCGTGCCGGTACAGCTCGACGTCACCGACAAGGCGCAGGTCGCCGCGCTGCCCGCCGTCGCCCCCGACGTCTCGCTGCTCATCAACAATGCCGGTGTCGTGTCGCACATGTCCGAGACCTTCGGCGATCCTGCGTGGCTCGACGCCGGTCGTGCCGAGTTCGAGGTCAACGTCCTCGGCACGCTCGCCGTGACGCAGCGTCTTGCGCCGGTGCTCGCGCGCAATGGCGGCGGCGCCGTCGTCAACATCGCCTCGGTCGCCTCGTTCATCGGTTTCCCGATCCTGGCGACCTATGCGGCCGCCAAGGCCGGCACGCACTCCATCACCCAGACGACGCGGCAACTCCTTCGTGCCCAGGGCACGTTCGTCGCCGGCGTCTATCCGGGACCCGTGGACACGGACATGGCCGCCAACATCCCGCTCGCCAAGGCCTCGCCACGTGAAGTGGCGCACGCCATCCTGGACGGCGTCGAGGCTGGTCAGGAGGACATACTGCCGGACCCGATGGCGCGTCAGATGGGTGCGGCGTTCTTCTCCGGTCCCAAGCAACTCGAACAGCAGGTGGTCGCAGCCTGA
- a CDS encoding carbon-nitrogen hydrolase family protein: MLQHVRVAAAAIDAKPGETGHNLDSIELWAHRAADGGASLLLLPELSLSGFLPNHPAANHEAWLRDALAGARRMAEPIDGPAVRRLRSIARETGLLIAAGLLEDAGSMLFNTHVLAGPTGLLGAWRKMHVPLFEMPLYNGGGAPPVVDTPLGRVGITICIDAFLPESVRLLAVQGAEIVLFPFAADPAPLTPEGWSAWAEPTLRARCRENGVFGVACNLYGDVEFAGAQQTFAGGALVVGPGGEEIARHTGDGPLPHLLLADLDREAQLEARSAFEYTFRLRRPELYGSLASD, from the coding sequence ATGCTTCAGCACGTGCGTGTGGCCGCTGCAGCCATCGACGCCAAACCCGGAGAGACCGGCCACAATCTCGACAGCATCGAGTTGTGGGCGCATCGCGCCGCCGATGGCGGCGCCTCGCTCCTGCTGCTCCCCGAACTGAGCCTGAGCGGGTTCCTGCCGAACCATCCGGCCGCGAATCACGAGGCCTGGTTGCGCGACGCCCTTGCCGGCGCGCGCCGGATGGCCGAGCCAATCGACGGGCCCGCTGTGCGCCGCCTCCGATCGATCGCCCGGGAAACGGGCCTGCTCATTGCTGCGGGGCTGCTGGAAGACGCCGGCAGCATGCTGTTCAACACGCACGTGCTCGCCGGGCCCACGGGGTTGCTGGGCGCGTGGCGAAAGATGCACGTGCCGCTGTTCGAGATGCCGCTGTACAACGGCGGCGGCGCGCCACCGGTTGTCGACACGCCACTCGGCCGCGTCGGCATCACGATCTGCATCGACGCGTTCCTGCCCGAGTCGGTGCGCCTCCTGGCCGTGCAAGGCGCCGAGATCGTGCTCTTCCCGTTTGCTGCCGATCCTGCACCGCTGACACCCGAGGGGTGGAGTGCGTGGGCCGAACCGACGTTGCGAGCGCGCTGTCGCGAGAACGGCGTGTTCGGCGTCGCGTGCAATTTGTACGGGGACGTGGAGTTTGCCGGCGCGCAGCAGACTTTTGCCGGAGGCGCCCTCGTGGTCGGACCCGGTGGCGAGGAGATCGCTCGTCACACGGGCGACGGGCCGCTGCCGCACCTGCTCCTTGCTGACCTCGACCGCGAGGCCCAGCTCGAGGCGCGCTCGGCGTTCGAGTACACGTTTCGCCTCAGGCGGCCCGAGTTGTACGGCTCGCTAGCCAGCGACTGA
- the dnaX gene encoding DNA polymerase III subunit gamma/tau produces MSRPYQVLARKWRPQRFDDVVGQVGVTQTLRNAIQRGRIAQSFIFSGARGVGKTTTARILARALNCETGPTADPCGTCDACVEIAEGRDIDVIELDAATHTGVDNVREVIIEGLGIAPARDRYKIFIIDEVHMLSNSSFNALLKSIEEPPPHVVFMMATTELHKIPETIRSRSQEFELRTIGARSVADQLARIAEAEQIQADPDALLLLARSGEGSMRDALSAFDQVIAFAGERISAADVASVLGLIGRDVLMDMAEIVADGRAADVFDAVGRLVESGQDLKLVVRDLTGLVRDLMIVSVDPTRLEDPELATDADRLAGLASRFSREDLLRAFDVLARAEQDVRYTAQPRYHLEMALLRWIHLGHLAPIAEVLEALGSGRPVSMGPVRSAAPVRSPAGGPAAGTTAPATGPGSALRRLTEAAATRPVTSAPATPPVSSTPARSAPRVAGTSAASAAPATAAASRVETPVPPAPLVTAPAAPEPTPATVAAPAATPTIDLDSGGAERLIEALKKSNRTFFGTALARATFAVDANRLVLTVGGNFEHQRCEGRRSWIEDTALQVLGRKLPLDIRVVVQATNVAADPVETDKARLKEQALKSEAVQAMLDVFAAEIRDAEEIP; encoded by the coding sequence GTGTCCCGCCCGTATCAGGTGCTCGCTCGCAAGTGGCGTCCCCAGCGCTTCGACGATGTCGTCGGCCAGGTGGGCGTGACGCAAACCCTGCGCAACGCCATCCAGCGCGGGCGCATCGCCCAATCGTTCATCTTCTCGGGAGCCCGCGGCGTCGGAAAGACGACCACCGCACGCATCCTCGCGCGCGCGCTCAATTGCGAGACCGGGCCGACCGCAGACCCGTGCGGCACGTGCGATGCCTGCGTCGAGATCGCCGAGGGTCGCGACATCGACGTCATCGAGCTCGACGCCGCGACACACACCGGTGTCGACAACGTCCGTGAAGTGATCATCGAGGGGCTCGGCATCGCCCCGGCCCGCGATCGCTACAAGATCTTCATCATCGACGAAGTGCACATGCTGTCGAACAGCTCGTTCAACGCATTGCTGAAGTCGATCGAGGAACCGCCACCGCATGTCGTCTTCATGATGGCGACGACCGAGCTGCACAAGATCCCGGAGACGATCCGGTCGCGGTCGCAGGAGTTCGAGCTGCGCACGATCGGGGCTCGCAGCGTCGCCGACCAGCTCGCACGCATCGCCGAGGCCGAGCAGATCCAGGCCGATCCCGACGCCCTGCTGCTGCTCGCGCGATCGGGCGAGGGCAGCATGCGCGACGCGCTGAGCGCCTTCGACCAGGTGATTGCCTTCGCCGGCGAGCGCATCAGCGCCGCCGACGTCGCGTCGGTGCTCGGCCTCATCGGCCGCGACGTGCTGATGGACATGGCGGAGATCGTCGCCGACGGTCGCGCGGCCGACGTGTTCGATGCCGTCGGGCGCCTCGTCGAGTCCGGGCAGGACCTCAAGCTCGTCGTCCGTGACCTCACCGGCCTCGTCCGAGACCTGATGATCGTGAGTGTCGATCCGACGCGCCTCGAGGATCCTGAACTCGCGACCGACGCCGACCGTCTCGCGGGTCTCGCCTCACGCTTCTCGCGCGAGGACCTGCTGCGTGCCTTCGATGTGCTCGCCCGCGCCGAACAGGACGTCCGCTATACCGCGCAGCCCCGCTATCACCTCGAGATGGCGTTGTTGCGCTGGATTCATCTCGGACACCTCGCGCCAATTGCCGAGGTGCTCGAGGCACTCGGCAGCGGCCGCCCGGTGTCGATGGGACCTGTGCGCAGTGCGGCACCTGTCCGATCGCCAGCCGGCGGACCCGCGGCTGGTACGACGGCGCCGGCCACAGGTCCAGGCAGCGCGCTGCGCCGGCTGACCGAGGCGGCTGCGACGCGGCCCGTGACGTCCGCGCCGGCGACGCCACCGGTGTCGTCCACGCCGGCGCGTTCCGCCCCTCGCGTTGCCGGCACCTCTGCTGCGTCTGCCGCGCCAGCAACCGCGGCGGCGTCACGCGTCGAGACGCCTGTGCCGCCCGCGCCGTTGGTCACCGCTCCCGCCGCCCCGGAGCCGACACCGGCAACGGTCGCGGCGCCAGCAGCAACCCCCACGATTGACCTCGACAGCGGTGGCGCCGAGCGGTTGATCGAGGCGCTGAAGAAGAGCAATCGCACATTCTTCGGCACCGCCCTGGCCCGCGCGACGTTCGCCGTCGATGCCAACCGGCTGGTGCTCACCGTCGGTGGCAACTTCGAGCACCAGCGTTGCGAGGGCCGCCGCTCGTGGATCGAGGACACGGCGTTGCAGGTGCTGGGGCGCAAGCTGCCGCTCGACATTCGCGTGGTGGTCCAGGCCACCAACGTGGCGGCCGATCCGGTCGAGACCGACAAGGCGCGCCTCAAGGAACAGGCGCTCAAGAGCGAAGCCGTGCAGGCCATGCTCGACGTCTTTGCGGCCGAGATCAGGGACGCGGAGGAGATTCCTTGA
- a CDS encoding YbaB/EbfC family nucleoid-associated protein — MNIQKMMQQAQQMQERMQKQMAETVIEASAGGGAVSVKVNGSKEVLAITIDPEAVNKEDVEMLQDAILAAIQDAQRKADEKMSSTMSGMLGGLKLPGM, encoded by the coding sequence ATGAACATCCAGAAAATGATGCAGCAGGCGCAGCAGATGCAGGAGCGCATGCAGAAGCAGATGGCCGAGACGGTCATCGAAGCGTCCGCGGGCGGCGGCGCCGTCTCCGTCAAGGTGAATGGCTCCAAGGAGGTCCTGGCGATCACGATCGATCCCGAGGCCGTGAACAAGGAAGACGTGGAGATGCTGCAGGACGCGATTCTCGCCGCCATCCAGGATGCGCAGCGCAAGGCCGACGAGAAGATGAGCAGCACCATGAGCGGCATGCTCGGTGGGCTCAAGCTGCCCGGCATGTGA
- the recR gene encoding recombination mediator RecR — translation MSSPYPEPLLRLIEQLQKWPGIGAKSAQRLAFHVLKAPREDAERLADALRDVKTQVQHCSICANITDADPCTYCTSPDRNPRLICVVEEPANVIAVEKTRDFRGRYHVLMGTLSPLQGIGPDALRIKPLLARVATGEVEEVILATNPTVEGEATALYLAKLLKPLGVRVTRIGMGVPMGSDLEYADEVTMTRALEGRREM, via the coding sequence TTGTCTTCCCCCTATCCCGAGCCGCTCCTGCGGCTCATCGAGCAGTTGCAGAAATGGCCGGGCATCGGCGCCAAGTCGGCGCAGCGCCTGGCCTTTCACGTGCTGAAGGCTCCACGCGAGGATGCCGAGCGCCTGGCCGACGCGCTGCGTGACGTCAAGACGCAGGTCCAGCACTGCTCGATCTGCGCCAACATCACCGACGCCGATCCCTGCACCTACTGCACCAGTCCCGATCGCAACCCCCGCCTCATCTGCGTCGTCGAGGAACCCGCCAACGTCATTGCAGTGGAGAAGACGCGCGACTTCCGTGGCCGCTATCACGTGTTGATGGGCACCCTGTCGCCGCTGCAGGGGATTGGTCCGGATGCCCTTCGCATCAAGCCATTGCTGGCGCGCGTGGCCACCGGCGAGGTCGAGGAAGTGATCCTGGCCACCAACCCCACGGTCGAGGGTGAGGCGACGGCGCTCTACCTGGCCAAGTTGCTCAAGCCGCTCGGCGTGCGCGTGACGCGCATCGGCATGGGCGTGCCGATGGGCAGCGATCTGGAGTACGCCGACGAAGTCACGATGACGCGAGCGCTCGAGGGGCGGAGGGAGATGTGA